The genome window ggaagacaagatctacaatATTCTTCAATCCATTCCATTACAACTTCAGTGATATAGGGTTTGTGGTTTCACCGATTTGTTCTGGGGAACAtaacctgtagaatccattttatgagcctatttatgcctagtgattaggatgttatgattaGAATGAACCAAAATCTCCTCACTAAATGTACATGCATGCATATAAAATGCCATGAGAATTATCCTTTAATGTCATTATTTAatgttcattaagaattcatCAGTGATGTATTATAAGGTCTTCTTGCTTGAGTGGTGCCTTTGACAAAAACCAAAGAAACACTCAGTCAATAGCCTCGAGGTTCAACTGTTCTTCTGAGACCTGAGTTTTGGGTTATCTTTTCCTTCTTCATATTGGTCGTTTACACCACTCTTTGGGTGTCACAACCACATGCTCATGCAAGAGTATGGAAAGTTTTCCAAGAAACCTCTTCTTATTTCCTGGCAAGCGAAGCTTTATCGCTGGCATGATAATTAATGTTTCTGGCCACAAAATCCAAAGATATAGTCTTAATCTTTTAGACCTTCTCCACTTAGACGTTTCAGCCATTAAACCTGGTGCattctaaataatagtttagttttaggttcctgtattatttagaaacttccaGAGTGATATACAAAACTTCTTTTGCTTGgatattattagtccattaatcgttatttcagtAGAagatgcttgaaaaagattagtACAATGGGcgggatgaaattttattgagataaaagctcaaaatgaataatttgatcaagatagcaaattttgctaagatacaaaatgaataagatgaaaacagGTGCCTCAGATATCGCAGCATGAGCTTCGCTGTACAAaatttctgaagaccattctgaatTTGATATGTGTTTTGGGGATCTACaatactttgtcgatgccccaagacgttacctaccctttcctgttaaTTCAGGTACAACAAGATCAACATATGGCCCAATTTGATCAACATTTGGGCCACTCTGATCACCTCGTGCCCCATTCTGATATGCATTTGAGTCAcccttttcgagttttcaactcaaatccccttttgTTCTTAAAGTTccatttgcgggttttcaccttagtcGCTCCTccttttttattagtttttttagtttttttaggaACAAaagcgccctttgtgggttttcactttggtctaTTTCTTCCTTCAGGTGAAGTATTTCTTAACTGAGTCTGAGTTTACAGGGTTTGGCAggcttttaccatccatctcactcaagatcAAAGCTCATCCAGAAAaggccttttttacaacataaggtccttcccaatttgacATCCATTTCCCtataaaatccttttgtagaggaagaatctttttcaacgCCAGTCCCCTTCATGAAATTCCCttggacgaacctttttgttataagctcacatcattcatttctggtacatctgaccgtgaagaatagcttttagcctcttttcttctattaggttcaactgatcatgTTGAGATTGAATCTATTCAGCATCATCTAACTTTAGTTCGgctaatacccggagagaagggatttcaactttaatgggtaaaattacctCCATCCCATAAACCAGAGAAAAATGTGTTGCCCTAGTAAAAGTCCTAATAAATGTTCGATATGCGAGGAAAGCGAaaggtaatttctcatgccagtcctttgtaggtttcagtcattttccttacaattttcttgatatttttgttagctGCTTCTACGGTACCATTCATTTTCGGGCGATACGGTGATAAATTatggtgtctgatcttgaaCTGACTACAAACTTCCACTATTAaattgttgttcaaattcagcgCATTATCAGATATAATTCTTTCAGGCGTCCCATATTgacatataatttcatttttcaaaaacttgCTAACTGCTGACTTTGTGACGTTAGCATATGAAGCggcttccacccatttagtgaaattgtcaataaccacaaagataaaACAGTGCTCATTAGAAGCCTTCAGCGATATTAGCCCGATGACATCCATCCCCCaaatggagaaaggccatggagaagtcataacgtgaagaggtgaaggaggtgcGTGTATTTTATTGCCATAAATTTCGCATTTATGACATTTCTTGGCATAATtaatgcaatctccttccatggtggaccaataatactcgaatctcataatctgtctggCCATTTTGAAGTCGTTGGCATGCGTTCCGCAAATACcttcatggacttcttccaaTATTTTTTTGGCCTCCACAACATCCCCACATCTCAATAATACTTGATCCTTTCCTCTCTTATACAAAATCTCTCAATCTAAGACATAATCAATGGCCAGTCTCCTTAACATCCTCTTATCACTCTCTGTCGCATGGTCGGGGTACTAACGATTCTTGACATATCGCAGTTTGTCTTGATACCATGGATGGTCATCATTTTTCTCTTCCTCAATATTATAACAAGGAGCTAGAGTCTCATAAATGCTAATTTGAATAGGCTTCATGTCTTCTGATTTGTTCACTTGGATCATAGAGGCTAGAGTGGCTaaagcatcagccatctgattttcgtCTCGCGGGAGATAACGAAAAGTGATACTGTCAAACTCCTCGATCAATTCCAGGACCAATTTTTGATAGCGGATTAACTTTGGGTCTCTAGTTTCCCATTTCCCTTTGAACTGGTATATTACCAATACAGAGTCTCTGTATACTTCTAGTATATTAATTCTTCGCTCTATGGCTGCCCGGATACCCATAATACAAGCTTTATATTCAACCATGTTATtggtgcaatcaaaatccaatttactggtaaaaggataatgatctccattAGGGGACACAATGgctgccccaattccattgccTACAGCATTCGAAGCTCCGTCAAAGTTTAGCTTCCAATGATGATTTTCCTGAGAATCCTCTTCAACagttgccacatacatcaagccttcattcgggaaatcaaaATTCAGAGGTCCATAGTCTTCTAAAGCTCTGCTGGCAAAAAATTCTGCTATTGCGCTCCCTTTGGCAGCCTTTTGATTTACGTAGACTATATCAAACTCGGAGAGCAGGATCTGCCACTTAGCCATCCTCTCATTCAATGtagttgactccatcatatactttagaGGGTCCaactttaaaattaaccaagtcgtatgatagagcATGTATTGCCTCAATCTCCGTGTCGTCCAGACCAAGgcataacataatttttcaatgggcgagtatctcatttcacagtcagtaaatttcttactgagatagtatatcgcaTTTTCCTTCCTCCCGATTTTGTCATGCTAACCCAGCACACATCCCATGAAGTGGTCAAACACTGTTAAATACAGGATTAGTGGTTTATCTGAACTAGGTGGTGCCAAAACTGGAGCATTAGACAAGTACTATCTTATCTTGTCAAAAGCCTCCTGGCATTTTTCATTCCACACAtctggattatgtttcttcagaagacgaaatatggggtcacatttttCGGTCAGTTgcgaaatgaaccgagcaatataattcagtcttcctaagaaacctcgaacttctttctgagtacgtGGTGGAGGCAAATCTcgaattgccttgactttgtctagGTCGATTTCGATTCTTTTTTCACTAACCACAAACCCCAGAAGCTTTCCTGATCTAGCTCCAAAGATACATTTGGCTGGATTGAATTTGAGTTGTAACTTTCTTAATCTTAAGAACAACTTCCTTAAGACTTGCACATGTTCTTTTTTTCGTCTgggattttgcaatcatatcgtcAACGTATACTTCAATTTCCTTATGCATCATATCGTGAAAGAGggtcaccatggctctctgGTATGTGGCTCCCACATTTTTCAAcccgaatggcatcactttataacagaATGCCCCCCATAGGGTTAAGAATGTggttttcttcatatcttcaggatgcatcttaatTTGGCTATATCAcaagaaaccatccatgaaggagaaTAGTGAGTGTCCTGCCGTGTTATCTACCAGGGTGTCGATGTGAGAAAGGGAAAATTATCTTTCGGGCTAGCCTTATTCAAGTCTCTATAATCTACACACATACGTACCTTCTCATTCTGAGAACTTGACCACCTGTAGAAACCCAGTATCGAATTGCTTTTGAacttcctcctttatttttagTACCACATCAAGCCTCATCCTCCAGAGCTTTTGCTAGACTGGCTTGCAATCTTCTTTTATAGGAAGATGGTGTACTACAATGTTGGTATTTAATCCAGgtatatcctggtatgaccatgcgaagacatctttaaaCTCTTGAAGCAACTCAATGAAGTCTCCTTTTGCTTCTTCAGTTATGCATGTTTCGATTTTCACCACATTTCCCTTCTCTAGAGTCACAGTCTCCACCGTCTCCTTAtaaggtaggatttgtttctcctcctgctctaccatcatcaacaagtccagagataagttacaatctatgtcatcttcaaactcatgagatccctctgaaCACATATCCCGTTCAAAAGGGTTTTCCGAGTTCGTAGCAGAGTCACTCATGTTATTGATATCTAGAGACCTGTTatgggtaccaaagaatatacaacgaatgtttgaatttaaaaaaattcttatttgtATGGTATGATTATGGattaatgaaagaatgatttgggaAGGAAATCCATAAAGATGAAAGAATCcaaaaatgattatttgtacaaaagaatgaaagaatcttaaaagaatatttgctcgaaaATAATggcaaaaatatatttcattaaaatcacgATGTTCAGACATATACCCATTTCACAAAAAGTTTCCATTGTCTCTAGGCTTAAAACATTgagtatgttttgaatattactctgggAAAGCTTTAAAAACTTCaggtatttcttctgcagtccaattatttagaacactcccaagttcATAGGGACGTATATCTAACATAATCTCTTCTTCATTCGCCTCCTCATATATGACATTGACGCATTCATCCCTTGGCACACTTCTCTCGAGGTGAATGATTCCCCCTGATACAAAGGTTTCggatatgtggggaattatcatGGGTTCCCATTCAATTTCCTTCCCACTTAGGCGTGCccttcttcttcctttccttttttcttcctCATTCCTTCTTTGTTTTATGTCTAGCTTATATCCTAAGCCAAAGCGATCCTGTTTTTCTTTCGGTACTGG of Gossypium raimondii isolate GPD5lz chromosome 3, ASM2569854v1, whole genome shotgun sequence contains these proteins:
- the LOC105795883 gene encoding uncharacterized protein LOC105795883, with the protein product MESTTLNERMAKWQILLSEFDIVYVNQKAAKGSAIAEFFASRALEDYGPLNFDFPNEGLMYVATVEEDSQENHHWKLNFDGASNAVGNGIGAAIVSPNGDHYPFTSKLDFDCTNNMVEYKACIMGIRAAIERRINILEVYRDSVLVIYQFKGKWETRDPKLIRYQKLVLELIEEFDSITFRYLPRDENQMADALATLASMIQVNKSEDMKPIQISIYETLAPCYNIEEEKNDDHPWYQDKLRYVKNR